The window CGCCAAGGCCGACTTTCAACGCCAGCGTCGGCATCGGCATGAACGCCGGGCGGTGCAATACGCTGCCCAGCGTCTTGGCAAATTCGCGATTGCGCACAGGTTTTGGCGCGCACGCATTATAAGGACCACGCGCCTGATCGCGGTGCAGAAGAAAATCAATCAGGGCGATTTGATCATCAATGTGAATCCACGGCATCCACTGCCGACCATTGCCCAACGGCCCGCCCAGCCCGAGTTTGAACGGCAGCAACAGCCGCGACAAAAAGCCGCCCTCGGCCGACAACACCAGACCAGTGCGCACCAGCACCACACGGATCCCCAGCGATTCGGCACGCAGGGCGGTTTCCTCCCAGGCGATGCACAACTGGCTGGCGAAATCGTCGATCACCGGCGGCGAGTCTTCGCTCAACTCACGCTCACCGCCGTCGCCGTACCAGCCAATCGCCGATCCGGAAATCAGCAGCGCGGGTTTCTGCGCCCGTGTTTCGAGCCAGGCCAACAGGGTTT of the Pseudomonas sp. Seg1 genome contains:
- a CDS encoding TIGR01777 family oxidoreductase, with the translated sequence MHILLTGGTGLIGRQLCRHWLAQGHRLSVWSRRPEKVGKICGAQVRGIARLEDLGDEPVDAIINLAGAPIADRLWTHRRKALLWSSRIKLTETLLAWLETRAQKPALLISGSAIGWYGDGGERELSEDSPPVIDDFASQLCIAWEETALRAESLGIRVVLVRTGLVLSAEGGFLSRLLLPFKLGLGGPLGNGRQWMPWIHIDDQIALIDFLLHRDQARGPYNACAPKPVRNREFAKTLGSVLHRPAFMPMPTLALKVGLGEMSLLLLGGQRATPARLLEAGFTFQFTDLRAALDDLSSRL